In one window of Campylobacter hepaticus DNA:
- a CDS encoding sugar MFS transporter: MQTKSNNFALITLTALFFAMGFITVLNDILIPHLKAIFELNYFEAALIQFCFFGAYFITGGFFGKLLEKIGYPIGVVLGFILTAIGCILFYPAASTASYPIFLGALFVLASGVVLLQTAGNPFVTLLAPGKEARMLTLVQAFNSLGTTLGPIFGAIFILSGTAQYVSKAQEAQSVQIPYLIIAGVLILLAILVYLLKLPDVRERAEKISEENHDGKITIFEYPHLVLGAAAIFFYVGAEVSIGSFLILTMKQFSNVEEFLGAKYIAFYWGGAMIGRFIGSAIMSVITPNKYLAFNAIVSISLIILAVLVGGKIAMAALIAIGFFNSIMFPTIFSLATKNLGKFTSQASGLICMAIVGGALIPPVQGLVADYSNLLISYIVPMLCYFYILFFALKGYKN; encoded by the coding sequence ATGCAAACAAAATCGAATAATTTTGCATTGATAACATTGACTGCTTTATTTTTCGCCATGGGATTTATTACAGTATTAAATGATATTTTAATACCACATCTTAAGGCTATTTTTGAACTTAATTATTTTGAAGCAGCTTTGATACAATTTTGTTTTTTTGGTGCTTATTTTATAACTGGAGGTTTTTTTGGAAAACTTTTAGAGAAAATAGGATATCCAATTGGAGTGGTTTTAGGATTCATTTTAACGGCTATAGGTTGTATTTTATTTTATCCTGCTGCTTCTACAGCTTCTTATCCTATATTTTTAGGAGCTTTATTTGTTTTAGCTAGCGGGGTAGTTCTTTTGCAAACCGCGGGAAATCCTTTTGTTACTTTACTTGCACCAGGAAAAGAAGCTAGAATGTTAACTTTGGTACAAGCATTTAACTCTCTAGGAACAACTTTAGGACCAATTTTTGGTGCTATTTTTATACTTTCAGGAACAGCCCAATATGTAAGCAAGGCTCAAGAAGCTCAATCAGTTCAAATCCCTTATTTGATTATAGCGGGTGTTTTAATACTTTTAGCTATTTTAGTTTATCTTTTAAAACTTCCTGATGTAAGAGAAAGAGCTGAGAAAATTAGTGAAGAAAATCATGATGGAAAAATTACTATATTTGAATATCCTCATCTTGTTTTAGGTGCTGCAGCTATATTTTTTTATGTTGGAGCTGAAGTATCAATTGGTTCATTTTTAATTTTAACCATGAAGCAATTTTCTAATGTAGAAGAATTTTTAGGTGCAAAATATATAGCATTTTATTGGGGTGGTGCTATGATAGGAAGATTTATAGGAAGTGCTATAATGAGTGTTATAACCCCAAATAAATATTTAGCTTTTAATGCCATTGTAAGCATTAGTTTAATTATATTAGCTGTTTTAGTGGGTGGAAAAATTGCAATGGCAGCTTTAATAGCTATAGGATTTTTTAATTCTATTATGTTTCCAACTATTTTTTCTTTAGCTACAAAAAATTTAGGTAAATTTACAAGTCAAGCTTCAGGACTTATTTGTATGGCTATAGTTGGAGGAGCTCTTATACCACCAGTTCAAGGTTTAGTAGCTGATTATTCTAATTTGTTAATTTCTTACATAGTTCCTATGTTGTGTTATTTTTATATTTTATTTTTTGCACTTAAAGGATATAAAAATTAG
- the pgi gene encoding glucose-6-phosphate isomerase: MKTLTQLKSYKALQSHFLDIKDVHMRTLFDEDLNRGLRYFLQLGDLKLDYSKNRMNDKTLKLLFDLAHECSLKEKIDAMFEGKKINNTENRAVLHTALRNKSGYAVMIDDMDIMPNVREALFKMQNFSDSLRIGSWLGYTNQVITDVVNIGIGGSDLGVLMVCKALKNYAHPRLHMHFVSNVDGIQLQEVLEKVHPETTLFIIASKTFSTQETLTNAFTARRWFLDHALDEKHIAKHFVAVSTNKEAVKEFGIDLKNMFEFWNWVGGRYSLWSAIGLAIMIYLGKENFSSLLEGAYLVDEHFHNEPFESNMPIIMALIGVWYINFFDAGSHIIAPYDSVLRHFPKFIQQLDMESNGKQIRKNGKRVNYDTGPIVWGDVGINAQHAFFQLLHQGTHLSPIDLIASLRKKGNFSQHHEILLSNVFAQAEAFMLGKTLKEVQEEMTKRGFSEDQIDKLAPHRVFSGNRPSNVLLLDEIHPRSIGSLIALYEHKIFVQGVIWDINSFDQWGVELGKDLAKTILAEFQGEIIKKHDSSTQHLIQVYKKFNSI; this comes from the coding sequence ATGAAAACTTTGACACAACTAAAATCTTATAAAGCATTGCAAAGCCATTTTTTGGATATTAAAGATGTGCATATGCGAACTTTATTTGATGAAGATTTAAATAGAGGGTTAAGATATTTTTTACAACTTGGAGATTTAAAACTTGATTATTCTAAAAATCGCATGAATGATAAAACTTTAAAGCTTTTATTTGATTTAGCACATGAATGCTCATTGAAAGAAAAAATTGATGCTATGTTTGAAGGTAAAAAAATTAATAATACCGAAAATAGGGCGGTTTTACATACAGCTTTAAGAAATAAATCAGGCTATGCGGTTATGATTGATGATATGGATATTATGCCAAATGTAAGAGAAGCTTTATTTAAAATGCAGAATTTTTCTGATTCTTTAAGAATAGGTTCTTGGCTTGGTTATACTAATCAAGTTATTACTGATGTTGTAAATATAGGTATAGGAGGTTCTGATCTTGGGGTTTTAATGGTGTGCAAGGCATTAAAAAATTATGCCCATCCAAGACTTCATATGCATTTTGTTTCTAATGTAGATGGTATACAATTACAAGAAGTTTTAGAAAAAGTTCATCCTGAAACAACTTTATTTATTATAGCTTCTAAAACTTTTTCTACTCAAGAAACTTTAACTAATGCTTTTACAGCCAGAAGATGGTTTTTAGATCACGCTTTAGATGAAAAACATATTGCAAAACATTTTGTAGCAGTTTCAACAAATAAAGAAGCTGTTAAGGAGTTTGGTATAGATCTTAAAAATATGTTTGAATTTTGGAATTGGGTAGGTGGACGTTATAGCCTTTGGTCTGCTATAGGTTTAGCTATTATGATTTATTTGGGTAAGGAAAATTTTTCTTCTTTGCTTGAAGGAGCTTATTTGGTTGATGAGCATTTTCATAATGAACCTTTTGAGAGTAATATGCCTATAATTATGGCTTTAATAGGAGTTTGGTATATTAATTTTTTTGATGCAGGTAGTCATATTATAGCTCCTTATGATTCTGTATTAAGACATTTTCCTAAGTTTATACAGCAACTTGATATGGAAAGCAATGGCAAGCAAATAAGAAAAAATGGTAAAAGGGTGAATTATGATACAGGTCCTATAGTTTGGGGAGATGTGGGTATTAATGCTCAACATGCATTTTTTCAGCTTTTACATCAAGGAACGCATTTAAGTCCTATTGATTTAATTGCATCTTTGAGAAAAAAAGGAAATTTTTCCCAGCATCATGAAATTTTGCTTAGTAATGTTTTTGCTCAGGCTGAAGCTTTTATGTTAGGTAAAACTCTTAAAGAAGTGCAAGAAGAAATGACAAAAAGAGGTTTTAGCGAGGATCAAATTGATAAACTTGCTCCTCATAGAGTTTTTTCAGGTAATAGACCTAGTAATGTTCTTTTGCTTGATGAAATTCATCCAAGAAGTATAGGATCTTTAATAGCTTTATATGAGCATAAAATTTTTGTTCAAGGGGTTATTTGGGATATTAATAGTTTTGATCAATGGGGTGTAGAACTTGGCAAAGACCTTGCTAAAACAATTTTAGCAGAATTTCAAGGTGAGATAATAAAAAAGCATGATAGTTCTACACAGCATTTAATTCAAGTTTATAAAAAATTTAATTCAATTTAA
- a CDS encoding glucokinase, translated as MSISQNKKTYPRLLADIGGTNARFALEVEANIIENIEVLACNDYNTVVDAVKMYLSKVGNPVVKYAAFAIANPVVGDWVQMTNHHWAFSIETTRQALHLEVLILINDFTAQAYAISKMSTADLIQIGGTSCEINAPKAVLGPGTGLGVSGLIPCYNGGYIALAGEGGHTSFSPFDDTEVAIWQYAKKKYGHVSAERFLSGSGLVLIYEALADREKVKSLNMTPELISEYALSGKSPLCRLTLDIFCAMLGTVSADLALTLGARGGVYLCGGIIPRFIDYFKTSPFRVRFENKGRFDAYLAAIPIYVVLAKYSGIYGVAVALENHLRDYFLKNRS; from the coding sequence ATGTCTATTTCTCAAAATAAAAAAACTTATCCTAGGCTTTTGGCTGATATTGGAGGGACAAATGCTCGTTTTGCATTGGAAGTTGAAGCAAATATTATTGAAAATATAGAAGTATTAGCTTGTAATGATTATAACACTGTTGTTGATGCTGTTAAAATGTATTTAAGTAAAGTTGGTAATCCTGTAGTTAAGTATGCTGCTTTTGCTATAGCAAATCCTGTAGTGGGAGATTGGGTGCAAATGACAAATCATCATTGGGCTTTTTCTATAGAAACTACAAGACAAGCTTTGCATTTAGAAGTTTTAATTTTGATTAATGATTTTACAGCACAAGCTTATGCAATTTCTAAGATGTCTACTGCAGATCTTATTCAAATAGGTGGTACTTCTTGTGAAATAAATGCTCCTAAGGCTGTTTTAGGTCCTGGTACTGGACTTGGTGTAAGCGGATTAATTCCTTGTTATAATGGAGGTTATATTGCTTTAGCAGGAGAGGGTGGACATACTAGTTTTTCGCCTTTTGATGATACTGAAGTAGCTATTTGGCAGTATGCTAAGAAAAAATATGGGCATGTATCAGCAGAACGTTTTTTAAGCGGTTCAGGGCTCGTTTTAATTTATGAAGCTTTAGCAGATAGAGAAAAGGTAAAAAGTTTAAATATGACACCTGAGCTTATTAGTGAATATGCTTTAAGTGGTAAATCACCTTTGTGTCGTTTGACTTTAGATATTTTTTGCGCAATGCTTGGAACTGTTTCTGCTGATTTAGCTTTAACTTTAGGTGCTAGAGGTGGAGTTTATCTTTGCGGAGGAATAATTCCTCGATTTATTGATTATTTTAAAACTTCTCCTTTTAGAGTACGTTTTGAAAATAAAGGGAGATTTGATGCTTATTTAGCAGCTATTCCTATATATGTTGTTTTAGCTAAATATTCTGGGATTTATGGTGTAGCTGTAGCACTTGAAAATCATTTAAGGGATTATTTTTTAAAAAACCGGAGTTAG
- the pgl gene encoding 6-phosphogluconolactonase, producing the protein MAFKLYNFDNALESNIALVKAIVSSLEKYLSFKDRVNLAFSGGKSPIDFLELLSKEDCAWHRCNVSLVDERIVDLNDENSNARLITTHFLKNLAQKSYFQTYFENPNIALDKLVCKANIYYQQPDIAILGMGLDGHTASLFCDAQEFQQALKTHQNIVLMSPKNAPYKRLSMSLSALEKCKELFLSISTEEKLKVLNKALEAIDPKLPISYILHSKKVVCNVYFSK; encoded by the coding sequence ATGGCATTTAAATTATATAATTTTGATAATGCATTAGAATCCAATATTGCATTAGTTAAAGCTATTGTTTCATCACTTGAAAAATATCTATCTTTTAAAGATAGGGTTAATCTTGCTTTTTCTGGAGGAAAATCTCCTATTGATTTTTTAGAGTTATTAAGTAAAGAAGATTGTGCCTGGCATAGATGTAATGTTTCTTTAGTGGATGAAAGAATTGTTGATTTAAATGATGAAAATAGTAATGCTAGATTAATCACAACACATTTTTTAAAAAATTTAGCTCAAAAATCTTATTTTCAAACTTATTTTGAAAATCCTAATATTGCATTAGATAAACTTGTTTGTAAGGCAAACATTTATTATCAACAACCCGATATTGCTATTTTAGGTATGGGGCTTGATGGACATACAGCTTCACTTTTTTGTGATGCTCAAGAATTCCAACAGGCTTTAAAAACACATCAAAATATTGTTTTAATGAGTCCTAAAAATGCACCTTATAAAAGATTATCTATGTCTTTATCTGCTCTTGAAAAATGTAAAGAATTGTTTTTATCAATAAGCACAGAAGAAAAATTAAAGGTTTTAAATAAAGCTCTTGAGGCAATTGATCCAAAATTGCCTATCTCTTATATACTTCATTCAAAAAAGGTAGTATGCAATGTCTATTTCTCAAAATAA
- the zwf gene encoding glucose-6-phosphate dehydrogenase, with amino-acid sequence MQNFRFVLFGATGDLAMRKIFPSLYQAFLDDLLPSMGRIIATSRSSFNTEQFIGELNNRSKIHIKNYNDKKWEEFTHIITYLSINLNNMEDFYYLQKELGHTNQNIVIYFSVSPEFFMKACKNLTLVHLNQANVKIILEKPLGMDLQSCQAINNEIAKYYNENQIYRIDHYLGKESIQNLLFLRSYNPIFTSLWNKEHIDYIEISVFETLGVESRGEFYDNTGALRDMVQNHILQILSLVAMKIPQNFDAQSIREAKLNLLKNLKPLSDEDMKNNVIRAQYIKSGEFKAYLAEDNVKNNSQTETFVAIKAELLEENWEGVPFYIRTGKRMADSFAQIVIYFKNKELLNLHPNKLIIRLQPDNEISLNLKVKKIGKTMEYEEKNLILNLNNSSIMQPYERLILDAIEGNQTSFNHKEELEAAWIWIDPILENWKANKTPLYFYLAGSWGPKEVFDFIKQDGHEWHNY; translated from the coding sequence ATGCAAAATTTTAGATTTGTTTTATTTGGAGCTACTGGGGATTTGGCCATGAGAAAAATTTTTCCATCATTATATCAAGCTTTTTTAGATGATTTATTGCCTTCTATGGGAAGAATTATTGCTACAAGTAGGAGTAGTTTTAATACAGAACAATTTATAGGGGAACTAAATAATCGTTCTAAAATACATATTAAAAATTATAATGATAAAAAATGGGAAGAATTTACACATATTATAACCTATTTAAGTATTAATTTAAACAATATGGAAGATTTTTATTATTTGCAAAAAGAGCTTGGCCATACAAATCAAAATATTGTAATTTATTTTTCTGTTTCACCTGAATTTTTTATGAAAGCTTGCAAGAATTTAACATTAGTTCATCTTAATCAAGCTAATGTAAAAATTATTTTAGAAAAACCTTTAGGTATGGATTTGCAATCTTGTCAAGCTATTAACAATGAAATTGCTAAATACTATAATGAAAATCAAATTTATAGGATTGATCATTATCTTGGAAAAGAAAGCATACAAAATCTTTTGTTTTTAAGATCTTATAATCCTATATTTACATCTTTGTGGAATAAAGAACATATTGATTATATAGAAATTAGTGTTTTTGAAACTTTGGGGGTTGAAAGTAGAGGAGAATTTTATGATAATACAGGGGCTTTAAGAGACATGGTTCAAAATCATATTTTACAAATCCTCTCTTTAGTCGCTATGAAAATTCCACAAAATTTTGATGCACAATCTATAAGAGAAGCCAAATTAAATCTTTTAAAAAACTTAAAACCTTTAAGTGATGAAGATATGAAAAATAATGTAATTAGAGCTCAATATATTAAATCAGGTGAATTTAAAGCATATTTGGCTGAAGATAATGTAAAAAATAATAGTCAAACTGAAACTTTTGTGGCTATTAAAGCTGAACTTTTAGAAGAAAATTGGGAAGGGGTTCCTTTTTATATAAGAACAGGTAAAAGAATGGCAGATTCTTTTGCACAAATTGTTATTTATTTTAAAAATAAAGAACTTTTAAATTTACACCCTAATAAACTTATCATACGTTTACAACCAGATAATGAGATTTCTTTAAATTTAAAAGTTAAAAAAATTGGCAAAACTATGGAATATGAAGAAAAAAATCTTATTTTAAATCTTAATAATTCTTCTATTATGCAGCCTTATGAAAGATTAATTTTAGATGCAATAGAAGGAAATCAAACATCTTTTAATCACAAAGAAGAACTTGAGGCAGCTTGGATTTGGATTGATCCTATTTTAGAAAATTGGAAGGCAAATAAAACCCCTTTATATTTTTATCTTGCAGGTAGTTGGGGTCCTAAAGAAGTTTTTGATTTTATTAAACAAGATGGTCATGAATGGCATAATTATTAA